TCCCGATGCGATCGGCGAGTCAGTTGAATGGATTGAATACGGTGGATTACGGGGACGCGTGCTGGGGGTCGTGGAGGATTTTCACCTCCAATCGATTCGCGAGGAAATCGAGCCGATCGTATTCACGCACTATCCCCCCTACTTCACCGATGTGCTTATCCGGATCAGGCCTGAGGACGTAACGGACACTATCTCCCGGATCGAGGAGGTATGGCAGGAGGTCGATCCCCTTTACCCACTGGCATTCACGTTCCTCGACGACGATTTCGACAGCCTTTACCGCGCCGAACGCCAACTGGGTACGGTCTTCGCTGTCTTCGCCTTTCTTGCGATCCTCGTCGCGTGCCTTGGGCTGTTCGGTCTGGCATCCTTCTCAATCCAGCAGAGAACCCGTGAGATCGGGATCCGAAAGGTGCTCGGAGCCACCGTTTCAGACATCGTGCTGCTGCTCTCCAGGGACTTCATGAAGTATGTCCTGCTGGCCAACGTCATCGCCTGGCCGTTGGCGTATTTCGTCATGTCCCGATGGCTGCAGAACTACGCCTATTCGGCGGGAATCAGCTTTGCGTGGTTCATCGCGGGAGGCGTCGTCGCGCTCGTCATCGCCTGGTTGACGATCGGGGCGCATGCGCTGGCTGCGGCGGGCAGGAACCCGGTCAACGCGCTGAAGCAGCACTGACGTTACGTTCACGAAAGTGATTGGAGTCGACGAGCGGTCAACAGGAGGTCCAACATGTCGCAACAAGACGAATTCGGCCTTTCGGCCATCGGCCAGGTTTCCGTCACCGTGAAGGATCTCGACAGGGCCGTTTCCTACTATCGCGATCAATTGCGCATGCGGTTCCTGTTCCAGGTGCCGAACATGGCGTTCTTCGACTGCGCGGGCGTGCGTCTCATGCTGAATATCCCCGAGGAGGGGTTTGAAGATATTCACACTTCCATACTGTATTACAAAGTCGACGATATACAGGACGCCTATGGGGTTTTGAAGGACCGGAACGTAAAGTTTGTTGGACGGCCGCACAAGATCGCCGATCTTGAGGATCATGAACTGTGGATGGCGTTCTTCCGGGACAGCGAAACGAACCTCCTGGCACTCATGGCCGAGATTCCCCACCAGGTATAGCTTCAGGAATAGACCCGCTCCAGGTTACGTTCCGAGTGATGGAGAGCCTGATACAGATCCCACAGTTCCTCCTCGATGGCCTCCCTGATTTCGTCCGTCACTTTATCCCGTTTTGACGCGCCATCCGGCACGAACGGCACGGACTCCCCATCGTGCTTCGAGTAGAATCCGAACGGCTCGAACATTTTATCATATTCTTCCCTGGTCACCTTGAGTCCGAAGAAGCGCAGGATCCTCGGGAGGTTTTCGGGCTTCAACTGCGTATAGTCCACGAACAGGCAATGATCGCAGGTGTTTTCAATGGCGATCCGGAGCGTGGACGATTCAACCCGTACGCTGAATGCCAGATCGCTCATCCGTTCGATCGCTTCTATCGGAAGGCCGGCATCAAAGGCGCCTTCGGGAGTGTTCTTGTTGCGGATGAACCACGCGGGCCCTTCGAGAAAGGTCGGAATGATCTCGTAAGGATTGCGATAGAGGAACAACCACGGGACGCCGGGATAGAGCCCTCGGATCATTTCCAATCGTTTAACGTGATTGCTGGAGAACTTAACGAAGAACCGTTCGTGTACCGGCAGCCGTCTGTGGCCATAGATGTTGACCAGGGACTGGAAATATGATGCGCGTTTATTCCTGAATACCTCTTCGTATTCAACACCCAATAGTTGTTGTACAGGTTCCGCTTCTTTGATCACAATGTGCCGGTCCAGGCTCGACAACACCTTGGCTAGCAGGGTCGAACCGCATCGCCCCACGTGGAAGATGAACCCTGAAGGCGCAAGGGCGTCAGCATATAGATCCGGCGTCTCGAGTACTTCGAGATCGGTAACCACGGTCAAAGCGTCGGCATGCTGCGAAAGTCGTTCTTCCGCGGAGATCTCGAGAAAAGTCTCGCGCAGATGCATGTCCCCAAAGTCGAACCACGTGATCTCGCGGTTGTCGCAGTGCAGTTCGAGCGGCAAAAGACCACGCCGGCTGTTGAGGAAGGTCTTTACTTCCTCAGTGGACTTATTTCTTAAATCCTGTCTCGGCATTCAAGCTCCCCGCACTACGGCGCCCGGATGCCGTTGTCCATTCGACAGGCCAACAGGCCAATCGTCGCTCGAAGTACAGTTCCAGGCCGTCCTCTTC
This region of Gemmatimonadota bacterium genomic DNA includes:
- a CDS encoding VOC family protein → MSQQDEFGLSAIGQVSVTVKDLDRAVSYYRDQLRMRFLFQVPNMAFFDCAGVRLMLNIPEEGFEDIHTSILYYKVDDIQDAYGVLKDRNVKFVGRPHKIADLEDHELWMAFFRDSETNLLALMAEIPHQV